From the genome of Niallia sp. FSL W8-0635, one region includes:
- the istB gene encoding IS21-like element helper ATPase IstB — translation MSTQIQEFAKRLKLSWIREHYQEIEATSNEEYLLKLFEKEIEQREERKTNLLLTQASLPKVNGKPFDWKDIVLTAGLSSEDLLNGVFMEQQENLIFYGGVGAGKTYLATLIGLNAIQRYGKAVKFYTAASLVNRLLEANEKGNLNKLFKQIEKLDLLILDELGYIPLHKQGAELLFQVISMCYETKSIIITTNLQFGQWNHVFGDPILTEAVIDRLIHHSHLIVFKGDSYRYKESIIQN, via the coding sequence TTGAGTACGCAGATTCAAGAATTCGCTAAACGATTGAAATTAAGTTGGATTAGAGAACATTATCAAGAGATAGAAGCCACATCAAATGAAGAGTATTTACTGAAGCTTTTTGAAAAAGAAATTGAGCAACGAGAAGAACGAAAAACAAATCTTTTACTTACACAAGCAAGCTTACCTAAAGTCAATGGGAAACCTTTTGATTGGAAGGACATTGTCCTAACAGCAGGACTAAGTAGTGAAGACCTATTAAATGGAGTATTCATGGAGCAGCAAGAAAATCTAATTTTCTATGGGGGTGTAGGTGCAGGTAAAACCTATTTAGCTACGTTAATTGGATTGAATGCCATACAAAGGTATGGCAAAGCTGTTAAATTCTATACAGCGGCATCATTAGTTAATCGATTATTAGAAGCAAATGAAAAAGGTAATCTCAATAAGCTTTTTAAGCAAATAGAGAAATTGGATCTTTTGATTTTGGATGAGTTAGGTTACATTCCTCTTCACAAACAAGGGGCTGAATTATTGTTTCAGGTTATTTCGATGTGTTATGAAACCAAAAGCATCATAATCACGACAAACCTTCAATTCGGTCAATGGAATCACGTTTTTGGGGATCCAATATTAACGGAGGCAGTAATTGATCGACTCATCCATCATTCGCATTTGATTGTATTTAAAGGCGATAGTTATCGTTATAAGGAGTCAATTATTCAGAATTAA
- the istA gene encoding IS21 family transposase: MLAVAEINYIRHEVNIKDSNYSEIAQRIGRDRRTVKKYAEQDDFSPVENIKQDRPSPVMDPIKHIVDEWLIEDFKQKRKFRRTAKRIWEQLKEEFDFKGSDRTVRNYISHRKKELLNETNQAALSLESKPGSAQVDFGEAPFKYQGEQITLPYLVLSYPYSNSFYFQVFPAQNKECFLEGLKRIFHHMGGVPRTIRFDNLSAAVKKVLPNGERQLTEEFQNFVLHYGFESEFCNPNSGNEKGHVEAMVKYVRNNYLLPGLHVLNLDELNKTLWEKAEKDRERKHYEKESFISQLFEEDRKAFLVLPSKEYQCIRYETVKADKYGYIKVEKNLYSTSPRYALNKVLIRISYNSIDILTDDYQLVVSHPRLYGQYRKSINWQPYLNLMAKRPMALKYTSFYEQLPQEWQTYFNSCTSSEKSEALKLLGTVMKDYDFSKITEALKIASEHGHPSVESIKQVFYQLINGRGIREEVHLQKSLPIMPEATRGLQHYNQLLKGAEIN, from the coding sequence ATGTTGGCAGTGGCCGAAATTAATTATATCAGACATGAGGTAAACATAAAAGACAGTAACTATTCGGAGATTGCACAAAGAATAGGAAGAGATCGTAGAACTGTTAAGAAGTATGCAGAACAGGATGATTTTAGTCCTGTAGAAAATATCAAACAAGACAGACCATCTCCAGTGATGGATCCTATTAAACATATAGTAGATGAATGGTTAATAGAAGATTTTAAACAAAAGAGAAAATTCCGTAGAACTGCAAAGAGAATTTGGGAGCAATTAAAAGAGGAGTTTGATTTTAAGGGTTCTGATCGAACAGTAAGAAACTACATATCCCATCGAAAAAAAGAACTATTAAATGAAACGAATCAAGCAGCGTTATCACTAGAGAGCAAACCTGGGTCAGCTCAAGTGGATTTTGGAGAAGCTCCGTTTAAATATCAAGGGGAACAGATAACTCTACCCTATCTGGTTCTTTCTTATCCATATAGTAATTCATTTTATTTTCAGGTATTCCCCGCTCAAAACAAAGAGTGTTTTTTAGAAGGATTAAAGCGTATTTTTCACCATATGGGTGGTGTTCCAAGAACAATTAGATTCGATAATCTTTCAGCTGCCGTAAAGAAGGTATTGCCAAATGGCGAACGGCAGTTAACAGAGGAATTTCAGAACTTCGTTCTACACTATGGGTTCGAAAGTGAATTTTGTAATCCTAATAGTGGGAATGAAAAGGGTCATGTGGAAGCAATGGTGAAATATGTGAGAAACAATTATTTATTGCCTGGTCTCCACGTACTGAATTTAGACGAACTTAATAAGACGTTGTGGGAAAAAGCTGAGAAAGATCGTGAGAGAAAACATTATGAAAAGGAATCTTTCATATCCCAGCTGTTTGAAGAGGATCGGAAAGCCTTTTTGGTTTTACCAAGTAAGGAATACCAATGCATCAGATACGAAACAGTGAAAGCCGATAAGTACGGTTATATTAAAGTAGAAAAAAATCTATATTCTACTTCACCAAGATACGCTTTAAATAAGGTTCTAATTCGTATTTCATATAATTCAATTGATATTCTTACAGATGATTATCAACTAGTCGTTAGCCATCCTCGACTCTATGGTCAATATAGAAAATCGATTAATTGGCAGCCATACTTAAATCTAATGGCCAAACGTCCTATGGCACTTAAATATACTAGTTTCTATGAGCAGTTACCACAAGAATGGCAAACATATTTTAATTCATGTACTTCCTCTGAAAAATCAGAAGCCCTGAAGTTATTAGGTACAGTGATGAAAGATTATGATTTTAGTAAAATTACTGAAGCGCTGAAGATTGCATCAGAGCATGGTCATCCTTCGGTTGAATCAATTAAACAAGTATTCTACCAACTAATTAATGGTCGAGGGATACGCGAAGAAGTACATCTCCAAAAGTCATTGCCTATTATGCCGGAGGCTACTAGAGGTCTACAGCATTATAATCAGCTTCTAAAAGGAGCTGAAATAAATTGA